Proteins co-encoded in one Bacillus infantis NRRL B-14911 genomic window:
- a CDS encoding SDR family oxidoreductase: protein MSKTIFITGAGSGLGRGAAIGLAKKGHKIIATTEITPQKTDLLREARDLGLDMEVFKLDITNERDRAQIEEYDFDIFVANAAINEGGPLGEVPMDRFRALFEVNVFSTLETVQIAARKFVKKGSGKIIFLSSMAGISATPYVGPYTATKHAIEGIAQTLKSELEEFGVKVATINPGAYNTGFNDRSAEEIWKWYDEDKNFTRKEDMLKQQEGLKHQFDPEDMIEKMIEIIPADHHKFRTVHPQETEEQLKKTQQERWEMEI from the coding sequence ATGAGCAAAACCATTTTCATTACCGGTGCAGGCAGCGGACTTGGAAGAGGGGCTGCCATCGGCCTTGCCAAAAAGGGGCATAAAATCATCGCGACAACAGAAATTACACCGCAAAAGACAGATCTTCTCAGGGAAGCACGCGATCTTGGACTCGATATGGAGGTATTCAAGCTGGATATCACCAATGAGCGGGACCGGGCTCAGATAGAGGAATACGATTTTGATATTTTTGTGGCCAATGCGGCCATCAATGAAGGCGGACCGCTCGGTGAAGTGCCGATGGACCGCTTCAGGGCTTTATTTGAAGTGAATGTGTTTTCCACTTTGGAGACTGTTCAAATCGCTGCCCGGAAATTCGTCAAAAAAGGCAGCGGCAAAATCATTTTCTTGAGCTCGATGGCAGGCATTTCCGCAACTCCTTATGTCGGACCTTACACCGCTACTAAGCATGCTATTGAAGGAATTGCACAGACATTGAAGAGCGAGCTCGAGGAATTTGGCGTAAAAGTTGCCACGATCAATCCAGGCGCCTACAACACCGGGTTTAATGACCGCAGCGCCGAGGAAATATGGAAATGGTACGATGAAGACAAGAATTTTACCAGGAAAGAAGATATGCTCAAGCAGCAGGAAGGGCTGAAGCATCAATTCGATCCAGAGGACATGATTGAAAAAATGATTGAAATCATCCCGGCGGACCATCATAAATTCCGTACGGTCCATCCGCAGGAAACTGAAGAACAATTGAAGAAAACCCAGCAGGAGCGCTGGGAGATGGAGATATAG
- a CDS encoding TerC family protein yields the protein MWQEILSTYASMFDWHMWAEMLTSSKAWGMILSLAVLECILSADNALVLSAFVKPLPKDQQKKALIFGLWGAYLFRFIFIGLGTFLIKLWFIKLIGALYLLWLSVKFFMDKLKNKEEGEEDEARKPKGWLVTTFGLFWATVISVELMDLAFSVDSILTALAVSEEVWVILLGGMIGILLMRGVATFFISLMNKVPELETTAYALITFIAVKMGLTLVEIHIPNEIFIGVMILAFIVTFIIHAIRKNRTEKFSH from the coding sequence ATGTGGCAGGAAATATTATCAACGTACGCTTCAATGTTTGATTGGCATATGTGGGCGGAGATGCTGACCTCATCAAAAGCATGGGGGATGATTTTATCCCTGGCGGTCCTTGAATGTATACTATCAGCCGATAATGCACTGGTCCTGTCGGCTTTCGTCAAGCCGCTGCCTAAAGATCAGCAGAAGAAAGCCCTCATTTTCGGACTGTGGGGAGCTTATCTGTTCCGATTCATCTTCATCGGTCTCGGGACGTTCCTGATCAAGTTATGGTTCATCAAATTGATCGGTGCCTTGTATCTGCTATGGCTGTCCGTTAAGTTCTTTATGGACAAGCTGAAAAACAAAGAGGAAGGCGAAGAGGATGAGGCCCGCAAGCCAAAAGGCTGGCTTGTTACGACATTCGGGCTCTTCTGGGCAACCGTCATCAGTGTCGAGCTCATGGACCTGGCGTTCTCAGTGGACAGCATCCTGACCGCCCTGGCTGTATCAGAGGAAGTCTGGGTCATCCTGCTCGGCGGCATGATCGGCATCCTGCTGATGAGGGGTGTTGCAACCTTCTTCATCAGCCTGATGAACAAAGTGCCTGAGCTGGAAACAACCGCTTATGCACTGATTACCTTCATTGCGGTTAAAATGGGACTGACACTGGTCGAAATCCATATACCGAATGAAATTTTCATAGGCGTGATGATCCTTGCGTTCATTGTTACCTTTATCATTCACGCTATCCGCAAAAACAGGACAGAGAAATTCTCACACTGA
- a CDS encoding amidohydrolase, whose protein sequence is MLHPAIKASIQAGREELVSIRRKLHSEPELPWEEEKTTEFVVTSLKKLGIPFRRMNPTGVVAEIAGGKSGKRVALRADMDALPVDELNNNLPYVSSSPGKMHACGHDAHTSMLLAAAKALVEIKGELPGTVRLIFQPAEEIAEGAKEMVKQGAMEGVDNVFGIHIWSQMPTHKISCTPGPSFASGDIFRIKFKGRGGHGAMPHECIDAAVVASSFVMNVQAVVSRAIDPQSPAVLTVGKMSAGTRFNVIAENAEIEGTVRCFDAETRDHVEMLLKQFGEQTASVYGAEAKVEYIRGTDAVINEEQSAGLVQKIAEEAFGKEAIYHEKPTMGGEDFSIYLAHAPGSFALVGSGNPDKDTEWAHHHGRFNIDEDALTTGAELYAQYAWVYLND, encoded by the coding sequence ATGCTCCACCCTGCAATCAAAGCCTCTATTCAGGCTGGCAGAGAAGAGCTGGTCAGCATCCGGAGGAAGCTTCACAGCGAACCGGAGCTTCCGTGGGAGGAAGAGAAAACAACAGAGTTTGTGGTTACCTCTCTTAAAAAACTCGGCATTCCCTTCAGGAGGATGAACCCAACCGGGGTGGTGGCTGAAATCGCCGGCGGCAAATCCGGAAAACGGGTGGCCTTGAGGGCAGATATGGATGCCCTTCCTGTTGATGAGCTGAATAACAATTTGCCTTATGTGTCAAGCTCTCCCGGAAAAATGCATGCCTGCGGACATGATGCCCATACAAGCATGCTGCTTGCCGCTGCGAAGGCCCTTGTGGAGATCAAAGGCGAGCTGCCAGGCACCGTCCGGCTGATTTTCCAGCCGGCTGAGGAAATTGCCGAAGGGGCGAAGGAGATGGTGAAGCAGGGAGCGATGGAAGGGGTCGACAATGTGTTCGGCATCCATATCTGGTCCCAGATGCCGACGCATAAAATCTCTTGCACTCCTGGCCCGTCATTTGCTTCCGGCGATATATTCAGAATCAAGTTCAAAGGACGGGGCGGACACGGTGCCATGCCGCACGAATGCATTGATGCCGCTGTTGTCGCATCTTCCTTTGTCATGAATGTCCAGGCAGTCGTATCACGGGCCATCGATCCGCAAAGCCCGGCCGTCCTGACAGTCGGCAAGATGTCAGCCGGCACCCGCTTCAACGTCATTGCGGAAAATGCCGAGATTGAAGGAACGGTCCGCTGCTTTGATGCGGAAACGAGGGATCATGTGGAAATGCTGCTGAAGCAATTTGGAGAGCAGACCGCCTCTGTCTACGGGGCAGAAGCCAAGGTGGAATATATCCGCGGCACGGATGCTGTCATCAATGAGGAACAAAGTGCAGGATTGGTGCAGAAGATCGCGGAAGAAGCTTTCGGGAAAGAAGCGATCTATCATGAAAAGCCGACAATGGGCGGCGAGGACTTCAGCATCTACCTCGCACACGCACCAGGAAGCTTCGCACTCGTCGGCAGCGGCAATCCTGATAAAGATACCGAATGGGCTCACCACCACGGACGTTTCAACATAGACGAAGACGCACTCACAACAGGCGCAGAGCTTTATGCGCAGTATGCATGGGTGTATCTGAATGATTAG
- a CDS encoding MarR family winged helix-turn-helix transcriptional regulator → MVVMDFKNMLWNYTRKISENTNVIITSICEQYGLTSLQIRILVEVQQHGSHTIGSLASRLNMAGTNISTMCKKLEKLEFLRRFRDPNDERVVKVALTEKGAQTVEEMNAALIERISFSIKDESDESLTDIIEGLKKLNELLERMK, encoded by the coding sequence ATGGTTGTTATGGATTTTAAAAATATGCTGTGGAACTATACACGGAAAATCAGCGAAAATACAAATGTGATTATCACTTCCATTTGTGAGCAATATGGACTTACAAGCCTTCAGATCCGGATACTGGTCGAAGTTCAGCAGCATGGTTCCCATACAATCGGCAGCCTTGCATCCCGTCTGAACATGGCAGGCACCAATATTTCAACCATGTGCAAAAAACTCGAAAAGCTGGAATTCCTGAGGCGGTTCCGGGATCCGAATGATGAGCGCGTCGTCAAGGTAGCTCTTACCGAGAAGGGTGCTCAAACAGTTGAGGAAATGAATGCAGCACTGATAGAGAGGATTTCTTTTTCCATAAAAGACGAATCCGATGAGTCGCTTACTGACATTATTGAAGGCCTTAAAAAGCTGAATGAATTGCTGGAAAGAATGAAATAA
- a CDS encoding Zn-dependent hydrolase: MSLVKEQLAARIEKHIEALSHFTATPGKGTTRLTYSPEDLQARNYIKGKMKEIGLEVTEDGLGNIFGKLEGTLEDAPSVLIGSHFDSVPNGGSYDGPAGVVAGLEVAALFAENNVKPKYPLEVIAMVEEEGSRFGGGLMGSRGITGLMSETEFFKLADRDGVLAKDAMEKIGLDPSLPKQRDPKTIKAFLELHIEQGPILEEKGIPIGVVEAIVGLTQLEVTVKGQAGHAGTTPMDRRSDALAAAAAIIAGLSGLAEAEGEGSVLTVGRLNVFPNGANVIPDKVVFSVDIRSGKEEHVLNMVEKVKERIGSYDGGGIQTSVEQPLYMKPKAMNEEILTLFKEKSAQLNIPYCPINSGAGHDAMVLSDFTDVGMLFIPSRNGLSHCPEEWSDSKDIAKAVEIFYEAAKKLTEAE, from the coding sequence ATGAGTCTAGTAAAAGAGCAGCTTGCTGCCAGAATAGAGAAGCATATAGAAGCGCTGAGTCATTTTACGGCTACGCCTGGAAAGGGTACAACACGGCTCACCTACAGTCCGGAAGACCTTCAGGCCCGCAATTATATTAAGGGAAAAATGAAAGAAATCGGATTGGAAGTCACTGAGGACGGCCTTGGAAATATTTTTGGAAAGCTCGAAGGAACCCTGGAGGATGCACCAAGCGTGCTGATTGGCTCACATTTTGATTCTGTTCCGAATGGCGGCTCCTATGACGGACCGGCAGGCGTTGTGGCAGGTCTTGAAGTGGCTGCGCTGTTTGCAGAGAATAATGTGAAGCCGAAATACCCGCTGGAAGTCATCGCAATGGTGGAAGAGGAAGGCTCCCGCTTTGGAGGCGGTCTCATGGGGTCGAGAGGTATCACCGGGCTGATGTCCGAGACAGAATTTTTCAAGCTGGCAGACCGGGATGGCGTGCTGGCGAAGGACGCAATGGAGAAAATCGGGCTGGATCCTTCTCTTCCAAAGCAGAGGGACCCGAAAACGATTAAAGCGTTCCTGGAGCTGCATATCGAACAAGGGCCAATACTCGAGGAAAAAGGTATCCCGATCGGTGTGGTAGAAGCGATTGTCGGTCTGACCCAGCTGGAAGTAACTGTGAAGGGGCAGGCAGGCCATGCCGGGACGACTCCGATGGACCGCCGCTCGGATGCACTCGCTGCGGCGGCTGCCATCATTGCCGGGCTTTCGGGACTGGCTGAAGCAGAAGGGGAAGGGAGCGTTCTGACCGTCGGCCGCCTGAATGTTTTTCCTAATGGAGCCAACGTCATCCCGGATAAAGTGGTGTTCTCAGTGGATATCCGCTCAGGCAAGGAAGAGCATGTACTGAATATGGTTGAAAAAGTGAAAGAACGAATCGGCTCTTACGATGGCGGCGGAATTCAGACCTCCGTTGAACAGCCGCTGTATATGAAGCCTAAAGCAATGAACGAGGAAATCCTGACGCTATTTAAAGAAAAAAGCGCTCAATTGAATATTCCATACTGCCCGATCAACAGCGGAGCCGGGCATGACGCAATGGTACTTTCCGATTTCACGGACGTCGGCATGCTGTTCATTCCGAGCAGGAACGGCCTGAGCCATTGCCCTGAAGAATGGTCAGATTCCAAGGACATTGCGAAAGCCGTCGAAATTTTCTATGAAGCAGCAAAGAAGCTGACGGAGGCTGAGTAA
- a CDS encoding glycoside hydrolase family 1 protein, which produces MKEYRFPEGFLWGGATAANQIEGAYNQGGKGLNIADVLPGGKGRYDILTRPGFDFEIHPDDYYYPNHEAIDFYHRYQEDIALFAEMGFKAFRMSIAWTRIFPNGDEAEANEEGLAFYDRVFDELHKHGIEPVVTLSHYEMPLHLVKEYGGWRSRKAVSFFEKYTRTVLTRYKDKVRYWMTFNEINSGLVMPIQGLGFSIQEEKDRCQATFQAYHHQFVASALAVKLCREISPESRIGCMILFAPVYSYDSNPANVMHSLREEQLFNYFCTDVQVRGAYPSYMDRYFKDHGIQLEMEEGDLDIISEGTVDYIGFSYYMSRTEKKEKSDDEASQGNLIGGVRNPFLKRSDWGWEIDPEGLRISLNLLHDRYQKPLFVVENGLGAYDEPEEDGTINDDYRIDYLRAHIEAMGEAIEDGVDLMGYTSWGCIDMVSMSTGEFSKRYGFIYVDKQDDGTGTMERSRKKSFYWYKDVIGTNGRTL; this is translated from the coding sequence ATGAAAGAATACCGTTTTCCAGAAGGTTTTTTATGGGGAGGCGCGACGGCAGCCAACCAAATAGAAGGCGCCTATAATCAAGGAGGCAAGGGACTGAATATAGCAGACGTCCTTCCCGGCGGAAAAGGGCGCTATGACATTTTAACAAGGCCGGGCTTTGACTTTGAGATCCATCCTGACGATTACTATTATCCCAACCATGAAGCGATTGATTTTTACCATCGCTATCAGGAGGATATCGCTTTGTTCGCGGAAATGGGCTTCAAGGCTTTCCGGATGTCGATTGCGTGGACGCGGATTTTTCCGAACGGGGATGAAGCTGAAGCAAATGAAGAGGGATTGGCATTCTATGACCGTGTCTTTGATGAGCTTCATAAGCATGGCATTGAGCCGGTCGTAACACTCTCCCACTATGAAATGCCGCTTCATCTGGTGAAGGAATATGGCGGCTGGAGAAGCCGGAAGGCCGTTTCTTTTTTTGAAAAATATACAAGGACAGTTTTGACCCGTTATAAGGATAAAGTAAGGTATTGGATGACCTTTAATGAAATCAACAGCGGCCTTGTCATGCCGATCCAGGGGCTGGGCTTTTCCATCCAAGAAGAAAAAGACCGTTGTCAAGCCACATTCCAGGCGTATCACCATCAATTTGTCGCCAGCGCTCTTGCAGTGAAGCTGTGCCGGGAAATCAGCCCTGAATCCAGGATCGGATGCATGATCCTGTTTGCCCCTGTGTATTCTTATGACAGCAATCCGGCCAATGTGATGCACAGCTTAAGGGAAGAACAGCTCTTCAACTATTTTTGTACAGATGTGCAGGTCAGGGGAGCATATCCTTCCTATATGGACAGATACTTTAAAGATCATGGTATCCAGCTTGAAATGGAAGAAGGAGACCTGGATATTATCAGCGAAGGGACTGTCGATTATATCGGCTTCAGCTATTATATGTCCCGCACCGAGAAGAAGGAGAAGTCAGATGATGAAGCTTCACAGGGCAATCTGATCGGAGGCGTCCGCAATCCGTTCCTGAAGAGGAGCGACTGGGGCTGGGAGATTGATCCAGAAGGGCTGCGGATCAGTTTGAACCTGCTGCATGACCGCTACCAGAAGCCGCTTTTCGTAGTTGAAAACGGTCTGGGTGCCTATGATGAACCTGAGGAAGACGGCACAATCAATGATGATTACCGGATCGATTACCTGCGCGCCCATATTGAAGCGATGGGGGAGGCCATTGAAGACGGAGTTGATTTGATGGGCTATACAAGCTGGGGCTGCATCGACATGGTCAGCATGTCGACGGGTGAATTCTCAAAGCGCTATGGATTCATCTATGTGGACAAGCAGGATGACGGAACCGGCACCATGGAGAGAAGCAGAAAGAAATCTTTTTATTGGTATAAGGATGTAATCGGGACAAACGGGCGTACACTATAG
- a CDS encoding GNAT family N-acetyltransferase, with product MSGVIIRNAEKEMTGTIREQRVSAYSAHTGSIPGPHWEALKKAISSDADQQPGVELIIAEEDGRLAGSVALFPARTDAYEGYVEELDYPEIRMLAVAPEFQGKGIAKALISECIRRAKEQGFHKIGLHTGDFMKNAMKLYEGFGFKRLPQYDFEPAGDGIIVRAYVLEI from the coding sequence ATGAGCGGCGTAATCATCCGCAATGCGGAAAAGGAGATGACCGGGACCATCCGCGAGCAGCGGGTTTCCGCCTATTCGGCCCATACCGGCAGCATTCCAGGACCGCATTGGGAAGCATTAAAAAAAGCGATATCCTCTGATGCGGACCAGCAGCCGGGCGTGGAGCTGATCATTGCCGAGGAGGATGGCAGGCTCGCCGGCAGCGTCGCCCTTTTTCCGGCCAGGACTGATGCCTATGAAGGTTATGTGGAGGAACTGGATTACCCGGAAATCCGGATGCTTGCCGTTGCTCCTGAATTTCAGGGCAAGGGCATTGCGAAAGCTCTCATCTCTGAATGCATCCGCCGCGCAAAGGAACAGGGCTTCCATAAAATCGGCCTGCACACAGGCGATTTTATGAAAAACGCGATGAAACTTTACGAAGGCTTTGGATTTAAAAGGCTGCCGCAGTATGATTTTGAGCCGGCTGGTGATGGGATTATTGTGAGGGCTTATGTTTTAGAAATATAG
- a CDS encoding polyprenyl synthetase family protein, which produces MIKETLINPEACYREAEKKAAAYFQALFAQASEKSFIPVLERDFHSWKKNHRQTSSFLPFFSRKNRKPDSKAYHSYIKWLEYRGKLDDYLDRSISYLYMRDLGKSLDDRDTKESIGRAVESLKERLTAPKQQEAEYFGMAGLYRWAEKEGIQSAVIWLMEKLQQTARNIPEGMDAAHAQRKLIKIIAGVLMHETEAMKEGIEAGERKRRLERAIRLGYSYGLTYPFIDDLLDSRVLSEDEKKQFSELICTTLTTGSVPPLGRWQRAILPLITYVHNELREAFHYIKAQQTPETLASFLEQAYVFFQSQEVDRQKDLNDSSYTNEELYIPVILKSSSSRLIVRSVLNSGKDDGFDSRTFYYGIYNQLADDFADLFADLEDGAVTPYTYYLTHYRARHDLLNPFEVYWTVIVHLIHDVYGSNPKAREVILDRAINGLKRSKERLGKEKYREVMELFAPGSPEFSRLIQQMAAKAADVDFFDKLLRDHMLDSLQKERLGQEDFRYKVEEVQKRINNVLRIEDKDLLMGEPVREAANYSLAAGGKRLRPVIAWFVGVEAYGMEETALMPLLRSLEYMHTASLIFDDLPAQDNAPSRRGKAAVHEVYGTAAAELSGLYLTQKAMEDQASLTSSTPDAVLELIRYTARSTAEMCRGQAMDLEAKGKALTAGELDALCFYKTGIAFEASIIMPAILAGAEQDEIDVLKKFARHAGIAFQIRDDLLDVEGDPMLLGKPVGTDRRNQKETYVSALGKDGAKRSMWEHYCSAAELLQELRAEFAFLGYLLDYMVHREK; this is translated from the coding sequence ATGATAAAAGAAACCTTAATCAACCCTGAAGCCTGCTACCGGGAGGCGGAGAAGAAGGCCGCTGCCTATTTTCAGGCTCTATTTGCGCAGGCATCAGAAAAAAGCTTTATCCCTGTTCTGGAAAGAGACTTTCATTCATGGAAAAAGAATCATCGGCAGACATCGTCTTTTTTGCCGTTTTTTTCACGGAAAAACAGAAAGCCTGATTCCAAAGCTTATCATTCTTATATCAAGTGGCTGGAATACAGGGGCAAGCTGGATGATTATCTGGACCGGAGCATTTCTTATTTATATATGAGGGATTTGGGGAAATCCCTTGATGACCGGGATACGAAGGAAAGCATCGGAAGGGCAGTGGAGAGCCTGAAGGAGCGTCTCACGGCACCGAAGCAGCAGGAAGCAGAGTATTTCGGCATGGCCGGGCTGTACAGATGGGCTGAGAAAGAGGGCATCCAATCAGCTGTCATCTGGCTGATGGAAAAATTGCAGCAGACTGCACGGAATATCCCTGAAGGCATGGATGCTGCCCATGCCCAGCGGAAGCTGATTAAGATCATTGCAGGCGTACTGATGCATGAAACTGAAGCTATGAAAGAAGGGATAGAGGCAGGGGAGCGGAAAAGAAGATTGGAACGGGCTATCAGGCTTGGCTATTCTTATGGACTGACTTATCCTTTCATAGATGATCTGCTGGACAGCCGGGTACTGTCTGAAGATGAGAAAAAACAGTTTTCTGAGCTGATCTGCACTACCCTGACAACGGGTAGCGTCCCGCCGCTTGGCAGGTGGCAGCGTGCTATTCTGCCTTTGATCACCTATGTACATAATGAGCTGCGGGAAGCCTTCCATTATATAAAAGCCCAGCAGACGCCGGAGACGCTGGCCAGCTTCCTTGAACAGGCTTATGTCTTTTTCCAGTCCCAGGAGGTGGACCGGCAGAAGGATCTGAATGATTCATCATACACAAATGAAGAATTGTATATTCCCGTTATCCTGAAGTCGTCCTCGTCGCGCCTGATTGTCCGTTCCGTACTGAACAGTGGAAAGGATGACGGCTTTGACAGCCGGACCTTTTATTATGGAATCTACAACCAGCTTGCCGATGATTTTGCTGATCTGTTTGCTGACCTGGAGGATGGGGCGGTCACCCCTTATACATACTACCTCACCCATTACAGGGCGCGGCATGACCTGCTGAATCCGTTTGAGGTGTATTGGACCGTTATTGTCCACCTGATCCATGATGTCTACGGTTCCAATCCAAAAGCGAGGGAAGTAATTTTGGACCGGGCCATCAATGGTTTAAAGCGAAGCAAGGAGAGGCTCGGAAAAGAAAAATACAGGGAAGTCATGGAGCTGTTTGCACCCGGCAGCCCGGAGTTCAGCCGGCTGATTCAGCAGATGGCCGCAAAGGCCGCTGATGTCGACTTTTTCGATAAGCTGCTGAGAGACCATATGCTTGACAGCCTGCAAAAGGAGCGGCTGGGGCAGGAGGATTTCCGGTATAAAGTGGAGGAAGTGCAGAAAAGGATTAATAACGTGCTTCGGATTGAGGATAAAGATCTGCTGATGGGGGAGCCTGTCCGGGAGGCGGCCAATTACAGCCTGGCAGCCGGGGGAAAAAGGCTGCGGCCTGTCATTGCCTGGTTTGTGGGCGTTGAGGCATACGGTATGGAGGAAACTGCTTTGATGCCGCTTCTCCGGTCATTGGAATACATGCACACAGCTTCTCTGATTTTCGATGATCTTCCGGCCCAGGATAATGCTCCGAGCAGAAGGGGGAAGGCTGCTGTCCATGAGGTATATGGCACGGCAGCAGCTGAGCTTTCCGGTCTTTATTTGACGCAGAAAGCTATGGAGGATCAGGCATCGCTCACCTCTTCCACGCCGGATGCGGTCCTGGAACTGATCCGCTATACCGCCCGTTCAACCGCTGAAATGTGCCGCGGGCAGGCGATGGACCTAGAGGCGAAAGGAAAAGCATTGACGGCAGGGGAGCTGGATGCTCTTTGTTTTTATAAAACAGGCATCGCCTTTGAGGCGTCCATTATCATGCCGGCCATCCTTGCAGGAGCAGAACAGGATGAAATTGATGTCCTGAAAAAATTTGCCCGGCATGCCGGGATCGCTTTTCAGATACGGGATGACCTGCTCGACGTGGAGGGAGATCCGATGCTGCTCGGCAAGCCGGTAGGAACGGACCGGAGGAACCAGAAGGAAACATATGTCTCGGCGCTTGGGAAGGATGGCGCCAAAAGGTCGATGTGGGAGCATTATTGTTCGGCAGCTGAATTGCTCCAGGAGCTGCGCGCGGAGTTTGCCTTTTTGGGGTATCTGCTGGACTATATGGTCCATCGTGAAAAATAA
- a CDS encoding EamA family transporter — MSIILALLAALFASMTNILAKIGMENVNTNLATAVRTIVVLLLAFLMVLITGKFGTIAAIQPKAMLFIILSGFATGLSWLFFFKALGIGEVSKVVPIDKSSIVLTIILSILLLGEPAAPQILAGGALITIGTFVLIGKNEDKKRFTGSQSYIVYAILGAVFAALTSILAKIGMEGVDSNVATFLRTIVILLFAWAIVFYQKTYREMKTISSKGYLFLILSGAATGLSWLCYFGALAIGKVSIVAPIDKFSVVITMILSFVILKEKARKHTIVGGAIITLGTVFLVF, encoded by the coding sequence ATGAGTATTATCCTCGCATTATTGGCCGCTCTTTTCGCCTCAATGACCAATATCCTGGCGAAAATCGGGATGGAAAATGTAAACACCAACCTGGCAACTGCCGTCAGGACGATCGTTGTCCTGCTCCTCGCTTTCCTCATGGTCCTGATCACAGGCAAGTTCGGCACAATCGCTGCGATACAGCCGAAAGCCATGCTTTTCATTATTTTATCAGGCTTCGCCACAGGGCTGTCCTGGCTGTTTTTCTTCAAAGCGCTGGGAATCGGCGAGGTTTCCAAGGTCGTGCCGATTGATAAGTCCAGCATCGTCCTGACGATCATCCTCTCCATTTTGCTGCTTGGCGAGCCCGCAGCGCCCCAAATCCTGGCCGGAGGTGCCCTCATCACCATCGGCACCTTCGTGCTGATCGGCAAAAATGAAGACAAAAAGAGATTCACCGGATCACAAAGCTATATTGTGTACGCGATATTGGGCGCTGTTTTTGCTGCCCTGACCTCAATCCTGGCCAAAATCGGAATGGAGGGGGTAGACTCCAATGTCGCTACCTTTCTGAGGACCATCGTCATTCTCCTGTTTGCATGGGCCATTGTTTTTTACCAGAAGACATACCGGGAAATGAAAACTATCTCCTCCAAAGGCTATCTGTTTCTCATCCTTTCGGGAGCGGCAACAGGGCTGTCCTGGCTCTGCTACTTCGGGGCGCTCGCGATTGGCAAGGTCTCGATTGTAGCTCCGATTGACAAATTCAGTGTGGTGATCACTATGATTTTGAGCTTCGTTATTTTAAAAGAAAAAGCGAGAAAGCATACGATTGTGGGCGGGGCAATCATCACTTTGGGGACGGTTTTTCTTGTTTTCTGA
- a CDS encoding glutathione S-transferase family protein: MTPFGEGPDKLPAEAGRYRLLWSAACPWAHRSVIVRRVLGLEDSISLGTASPMRPRLQHVDWEFSLDEGRRDPVLGIQYMSEVYKNADPDYDGRPTVPVMVDIKEKKAVHNDYFKLTNYFETEWAALHKEDAPDLYPEDLRADIDELNESIFHDVNNGVYKCGFAHSQGAYEEAYDKLFARLDELEQRLSGRRFLFGDYITDSDVRLYTTLARFDAAYYTAFNTNRNLIREYTHLWGYARDLYQTPGFGDTTDFDAIKQHYHLSITISTDKAEPAILPKGPELSVWNTEHGREKLSGKTEKFLKKGADGR; the protein is encoded by the coding sequence ATGACTCCCTTTGGCGAGGGGCCGGATAAGCTGCCTGCCGAAGCGGGGCGCTACCGCCTTTTATGGTCGGCCGCCTGCCCATGGGCGCACCGTTCGGTTATTGTCCGGAGAGTGCTTGGCCTGGAAGATAGCATCAGCCTTGGCACCGCCAGCCCGATGCGGCCCCGCCTTCAGCATGTTGACTGGGAATTCTCCCTTGATGAAGGAAGACGTGATCCTGTTCTTGGCATTCAGTATATGAGCGAAGTATACAAAAACGCAGACCCTGATTATGACGGCAGGCCGACGGTGCCGGTCATGGTTGATATAAAAGAAAAAAAGGCCGTCCACAACGACTATTTTAAGCTCACAAACTATTTTGAGACAGAATGGGCTGCATTGCATAAAGAAGATGCACCTGACCTCTATCCGGAAGACCTGAGAGCTGACATCGACGAACTGAATGAAAGCATCTTTCATGATGTAAACAATGGCGTCTACAAATGCGGGTTTGCGCATTCGCAGGGGGCCTATGAAGAGGCATACGATAAGCTGTTCGCACGACTTGATGAGCTGGAGCAAAGGCTTTCCGGCCGGCGATTCCTGTTCGGCGACTATATCACCGATTCAGATGTGAGGCTCTACACAACCCTTGCCCGATTTGACGCTGCCTATTATACCGCGTTCAACACAAACCGGAATTTGATCCGTGAATATACGCATCTATGGGGCTACGCCCGCGACCTTTACCAGACACCGGGATTTGGCGATACCACTGACTTTGATGCAATTAAGCAGCACTATCATTTGTCCATCACCATCTCAACCGACAAGGCAGAGCCGGCTATCCTGCCAAAGGGTCCGGAATTGTCAGTATGGAACACAGAGCATGGACGTGAAAAGCTCAGCGGTAAGACAGAAAAGTTTTTGAAAAAAGGAGCAGATGGCAGATGA